A single region of the Etheostoma cragini isolate CJK2018 chromosome 3, CSU_Ecrag_1.0, whole genome shotgun sequence genome encodes:
- the rnf26 gene encoding E3 ubiquitin-protein ligase RNF26, protein MGLVNFVISTVAKCLDAVCLLLDLNFVIVHSVVRTALAVITFITSLPTLLLHSVAQLGNLAVFSLMSLGEATSNVAHGTVTMLGSLVLALEGLVESLKMVGYLSMHVLLRGKEHLCRGLLSVLEGCGIAVSLVVYFTNTVVNFALIATQNVYSVVVSVWQTVSNPLQKVLEFVLTSFTFLYSSLAGTSAFLWSPFKLMFDFLVSLVHMFVSIFILNIYGLLLTVTIALTTTAYLNPELARQATVRIVDYVNSFPAFHRLFFALHRLASALRRAPYFVRGAMHHLQRILNHLYLLERRLWQRLPQLSSQLGLAVRTQLNRDNNNRVRGDGDPGEERRDPPDGRAGDGAHQELLDLVFPSSSTDRPLKKQSSSGKDSKPLPAENLLSLLKEQEDRKKCVICQDCTKTVVLLPCRHLCLCRDCTNILLRQPVYQQNCPLCRHMILNTMDVYL, encoded by the coding sequence ATGGGTTTGGTGAACTTTGTTATCTCCACTGTAGCGAAATGCCTGGACGCCGTCTGCTTACTGCTGGACCTGAATTTTGTCATCGTCCACAGCGTGGTGCGGACCGCCCTGGCGGTTATCACCTTTATAACCAGCCTGCCCACCCTTCTCCTCCACTCAGTGGCACAGTTGGGAAACTTAGCCGTGTTTAGCTTGATGTCCCTGGGCGAGGCGACGTCAAACGTAGCCCACGGTACTGTCACCATGCTGGGGAGCTTGGTGCTGGCTCTGGAGGGGCTGGTGGAGAGCCTAAAGATGGTGGGTTACCTGTCCATGCACGTCCTGCTTCGTGGGAAGGAGCACCTGTGTCGAGGTCTCCTATCAGTGCTTGAAGGCTGTGGCATCGCTGTCAGCCTGGTGGTCTATTTCACCAACACCGTGGTCAACTTTGCACTCATTGCAACGCAGAACGTTTACTCTGTGGTGGTCAGTGTGTGGCAGACGGTCTCCAACCCGCTGCAGAAGGTGCTGGAGTTCGTGTTGACCTCCTTCACCTTTCTGTACAGCAGCCTGGCTGGGACTTCGGCTTTCCTGTGGTCCCCCTTTAAACTGATGTTTGACTTTCTGGTCTCGCTAGTTCATATGTTTGTTAGCATCTTCATATTAAACATTTATGGTCTTCTGCTCACTGTGACTATTGCTCTAACTACCACCGCCTACCTGAATCCAGAGCTGGCCCGACAGGCTACTGTGCGAATTGTGGATTACGTTAACTCGTTTCCTGCCTTtcacagacttttttttgccCTGCACCGCCTTGCTTCAGCCTTGCGGAGGGCCCCATATTTTGTACGTGGTGCCATGCACCACCTGCAAAGAATACTCAATCACCTGTACCTGCTAGAGAGAAGACTTTGGCAGCGGCTGCCTCAACTCAGCAGCCAGCTAGGTCTGGCTGTGAGAACACAGCTCAACagggacaacaacaacagagtaCGCGGCGATGGCGATCCTGGAGAGGAGAGGCGGGACCCACCAGATGGTAGAGCAGGAGATGGAGCCCACCAGGAGCTGCTGGATTTAGTTTTCCCCTCATCAAGCACAGACAGACCGCTTAAGAAGCAGTCATCTTCAGGCAAAGACAGTAAACCTCTGCCTGCCGAGAATCTGCTGAGTCTACTGAAGGAGCAGGAGGACAGAAAGAAGTGTGTGATCTGTCAGGACTGTACCAAGACTGTGGTCCTGCTGCCATGCAGGCACCTCTGCTTGTGTAGAGACTGTACGAACATCCTGTTGAGGCAGCCCGTTTACCAGCAGAACTGCCCGCTCTGTCGGCACATGATCCTCAACACTATGGATGTGTATCTATGA
- the c1qtnf5 gene encoding complement C1q tumor necrosis factor-related protein 5, with translation MTPLWLLPLLQSLLLLQIHLSNQLEDNKIPPSLCTGHPGIPGSPGAPGTPGQPGRDGRDGRDAAPGEKGQRGDTGYPGETGLRGLTGDRGEMGEKGERGQSGECAVAPKSAFSVKLSEGHTSPITVGNVVRFDKVVLNEQGDYNAETGQFTCKVPGVYYFAVHATVYRASLQFDLMKNGHTVASYFQFYGNWPKPASLSGGSLLHLIPGDQVWVQMALSEYNGFYSSTKTDSTFTGFLVYSDWKNSAVFA, from the exons ATGACACCACTCTGGCTGTTGCCCTTGTTGCAgtcccttcttctcctccaaaTCCATCTTTCCAACCAGTTAGAAGACAACAAGATCCCTCCCAGTCTGTGTACTGGTCACCCTGGTATCCCTGGCTCTCCTGGAGCTCCTGGCACTCCTGGTCAGCCAGGGAGAGACGGGAGGGATGGGAGAGATGCTGCTCCAGGGGAGAAGGGACAGAGGGGGGACACGGGATACCCAG GTGAGACAGGACTGCGTGGCTTGACCGGGGACAGAGgggagatgggagaaaaaggggagagggggcAGTCAGGAGAGTGCGCAGTGGCCCCCAAATCAGCCTTCAGCGTCAAACTCTCCGAGGGCCACACTTCACCCATCACCGTGGGCAATGTAGTCCGCTTTGACAAGGTCGTGCTTAATGAACAGGGCGACTACAACGCAGAGACAGGACAGTTCACCTGCAAAGTGCCAGGAGTTTACTACTTTGCCGTTCACGCCACAGTCTACCGCGCCAGCCTCCAGTTTGACCTGATGAAAAACGGACACACAGTGGCCTCTTATTTTCAGTTCTACGGCAACTGGCCCAAACCAGCCTCTCTCTCAGGCGGCTCCCTGCTTCACCTCATCCCTGGTGACCAGGTGTGGGTCCAGATGGCTCTGTCAGAGTACAATGGGTTTTACTCCAGCACCAAGACAGACAGCACCTTCACCGGCTTCCTGGTGTATTCAGACTGGAAAAACTCTGCTGTGTTTGCATGA